The DNA window ACCGTGTCCTCCGGCTGAGGCGGCTGCTGGAGCCGCGGCGAGACGTCGGGACCCATCCACGCGTAGCGCGCCGCCGCAGGGTCGTCGTACTGCTGCGCCGCGGCGAATCGCCGTATCATGGTGTCCAGCTTCTTAGAAAGCTCCCCCGCGGCAGCCACCTGGTGCCTGTCCAGGAAGCTGGTCCCCGTCCCGTCGAGCTGCGTTGTTGCTGAATCGTGGTGCTGCAGCGCCGCGGCCGGTGCCTGCTCCGACGTCAATGCCTCCTCCCTCGATGCCTCCGCTCCGGCAGTCGACTGCTGCGTTTCCGCCATCAGCTGGTGCAGCTGGCCGTGGCCGTACCCCTCCGGGATGCCCTGCTCCGCCCCGGCGTGCTGCGAGGCGaggtggcggtgctggtttgCGCCCGCGGCGGGCGCCGACTCCTGCGGGTGCCCGTTCCCTTCCGGGGAGTCCAGCTCCGTCACGGCCGCGGCCTGCGGCGTCAACATTGTCTGCTCGCTCGAGGACTccccagcggcggcggcggcggccgtgttcTCTGTCTCCGCCATCTGGTTGTTCGTGTCCTGCCAGCGCCCGCCCGGGAGGCGGAGCCTCTCCCCGGCGGCGCGCCTCGCCGCTTGGCGCAGCTGCCGCCACTTGCGGTCGACGGCGCGCCGCGCGGCCAGCATCTTGGCGTCCTGCTCCCTCGCGTGCGCCAGCGCGCGCTCAGCCTGCGCCTTGGCCTCCAGCTCCACCTCCGGCCCCGCGGCCTGGATGTCGACCGGCTCGGACGCGGCCTCGGGGCCGAACTCCGCGGCGATCTCCGCGCGCACGGCGTCGACCTGCTCCCGGGCCTTCTCGTTGAGCATCTGGAGGACGGCGACGTAGGAGAGGCAGCCGAGGGCGGGATCCCGCACGCGCGCCAGGGCCTCCTCGACGAGCGTCTCCGCGGCGCGGCGCCGCTCCCCGGGGCGCTCCACGTCCTCGAGCATCCTGACGGCGTTGCTGGCGCCGAAGACCCGGTGCACGGCCGCGAACCGGGACGGCTCGTCGCCCTCCGCCGGGAAGTAGGGCGCGAAGACGCAGCCCGGCACGCACCGGCGCCGGAGCGTCCTGCACGCCCCGCACGGCACCTGGGCCGCCGGCTGCGCAGCCGCGGTCCACGACACCACCTCCACCTCGTCCTCCGGCATGTCTCCTCCGACGCAGAGGGCGACGCCGCCGGCTTCCTTCCTTGCTTACCAAAAGGCGGCAAGGC is part of the Panicum hallii strain FIL2 chromosome 2, PHallii_v3.1, whole genome shotgun sequence genome and encodes:
- the LOC112882549 gene encoding uncharacterized protein LOC112882549, whose amino-acid sequence is MPEDEVEVVSWTAAAQPAAQVPCGACRTLRRRCVPGCVFAPYFPAEGDEPSRFAAVHRVFGASNAVRMLEDVERPGERRRAAETLVEEALARVRDPALGCLSYVAVLQMLNEKAREQVDAVRAEIAAEFGPEAASEPVDIQAAGPEVELEAKAQAERALAHAREQDAKMLAARRAVDRKWRQLRQAARRAAGERLRLPGGRWQDTNNQMAETENTAAAAAAGESSSEQTMLTPQAAAVTELDSPEGNGHPQESAPAAGANQHRHLASQHAGAEQGIPEGYGHGQLHQLMAETQQSTAGAEASREEALTSEQAPAAALQHHDSATTQLDGTGTSFLDRHQVAAAGELSKKLDTMIRRFAAAQQYDDPAAARYAWMGPDVSPRLQQPPQPEDTVPQVAEARQEAATAEVASDQDLMMMLVPQIAEAEAAAEQDVMMQLLAAGAPQYDDLASQYDDDTEVDITLGYGHRDMYQQTVQQLAAAAKVAREQGIMAHIATAELSREQEMIVRQASQPEMTILLQAAAAQYSDTELDIWLGQGHPYRHQPTVQELETNTTTVQQLEPSTTTVQQVGGYMDGEHGSDSGVTVAFQLPGSAEAAPFLVEQEPPPQGQTASALGLEVDSSLPPLPPSLGGPHGQQSTDGGDEDQCSDLTEYLFY